A stretch of the Agelaius phoeniceus isolate bAgePho1 chromosome 1, bAgePho1.hap1, whole genome shotgun sequence genome encodes the following:
- the LOC129134751 gene encoding leukocyte elastase inhibitor A-like: MCSLSAANAKFCLDFFRELNKRKRNENIFFSPISLSAAFGMVVLGARGSTLEQIEKVFHFREVLSSTRQENRYPSEQCEEDEGVHSQFQALLAEVSEPGPGCCLTIANRLFGEITYPFFQQYLDSTKKFYRAELEPVNFKYTEEEVRDKINFWVENETKGKIKDLFAAGFIDPSTVLVLVNAIYFKGKWAVEFKKEDTKEAYFHLNKNERRKVQMMFQEGYFNMAIIEELKTKVLELQYFNNELSMFILLPEDDCEDFTGLEQLECALTYEKLAEWTSSSTMQPLRVKVYLPQFKMEESYVLNNTLQEMGVLNVFDWGKADLSGISMKDGLVVSKAIQKTIVEVNEEGTEAGCSMGLLAMPLCCPETSEFRADRPFLFFIRHNQTNTILFFGRYSSP, translated from the exons ATGTGCTCTCTCAGTGCAGCCAATGCCAAGTTCTGTCTTGACTTTTTCAGAGAgctgaacaaaagaaaaagaaatgaaaacatctTTTTCTCCCCAATAAGTCTGTCAGCTGCCTTTGGAATGGTTGTCCTCGGAGCCAGGGGCAGCACACTCGAGCAGATTGAGAAG GTCTTTCATTTCAGAGAAGTTTTGAGCAGTACGAGACAGGAAAACAGATACCCTTCTGAGCAG TGTGAAGAAGATGAAGgagtccattcccagttccaGGCCCTGTTGGCTGAAGTCAGTGAACCTGGACCAGGCTGTTGTCTCACCATTGCCAACAGGCTCTTTGGAGAAATTACTTACCCATTCTTTCAG CAATACTTGGATTCCACAAAGAAATTCTATCGAGCAGAACTGGAACCAGTAAATTTTAAATACACTGAAGAAGAAGTCAGAGACAAAATTAACTTCTGGgttgaaaatgaaacaaaag gtaAAATCAAAGACCTTTTTGCTGCTGGTTTTATTGATCCCTCTACTGTACTTGTCCTGGTCAATGCtatatattttaaaggaaaatgggCAGTAGAATTTAAGAAAGAAGACACTAAGGAAGCATATTTCCACCTGAACAAG AATGAGAGAAGGAAAGTGCAGATGATGTTTCAAGAAGGATATTTTAACATGGCCATCATAGaggaactgaaaacaaaagtcCTAGAGCTCCAATACTTCAATAATGAACTGAGCATGTTCATTCTTCTTCCTGAAGATGACTGTGAGGACTTTACTGGCCTAGAACAG CTTGAATGCGCCCTCACCTATGAAAAACTGGCAGAATGGACCAGCTCGTCTACAATGCAACCGCTGAGAGTGAAGGTGTACCTGCCCCAGTTCAAGATGGAGGAAAGTTATGTTCTCAACAACACTCTCCAGGAGATGGGAGTACTGAATGTTTTTGACTGGGGAAAAGCTGATTTGTCGGGAATCTCTATGAAAGATGGCTTGGTTGTGTCCAAGGCCATCCAGAAGACAATTGTGGAAGTCAATGAAGAGGGCACTGAGGCAGGTTGTTCCATGGGGCTCCTTGCAATGCCTctatgctgcccagaaacttcTGAGTTCAGAGCTGACCGTCCATTCCTCTTCTTCATCAGACACAACCAAACCAACACCATTCTCTTCTTTGGAAGATATTCCTCTCCTTAA
- the LOC129134762 gene encoding ovalbumin-like has protein sequence MGSISAANAEFCFDVFKEVKLHHPNDNIFYCPLSMIAALAMVYLGARNNTEYQMEKVLHFDKIAGLGSTQTRCGKSVNIHLLFKEILSDITAPGANYSLHIANRLYAEKTSQILPIYLKCVKKLYRSGLEMVNFKTASNQARQRINSWVKNQTNGQIQDFLEPSSVNPQTVLILVNAIYFKGKWKTPFKEEHTEEVPFNVTEQESRPVQMMYQNSTFRVGRVAEDKIKVLELPYTSGELSLLVLLPDDISGLAQLENKISFEKLAKWTSSKVMEKKRVKVYLPRMKIEEKYNLTSVLTSLGMTDLFSPSANLSGISAAESLRVSEAIHEAYMEITEEGTEEDTGSADSTEDIQYSSEFEEFRADHPFLFLIKHNPSNLILFFGRYCYP, from the exons ATGGGCTCCATCAGTGCAGCAAATGCAGAATTTTGTTTTGATGTATTCAAAGAGGTGAAACTTCACCACCCCAATGACAACATCTTTTATTGCCCCCTGAGCATGATTGCAGCCTTGGCCATGGTCTATCTGGGAGCAAGAAATAACACTGAGTATCAGATGGAGAAG GTTCTTCACTTTGACAAAATTGCAGGACTTGGAAGTACCCAGACCAGG TGTGGCAAGTCTGTGAATATCCACCTACTGTTTaaagaaattctctctgatATCACTGCACCAGGAGCCAATTATTCACTGCACATTGCCAACAGACTCTATGCTGAAAAGACAAGTCAGATCCTACCA ATTTACTTAAAATGTGTGAAGAAGCTGTACAGATCTGGTCTAGAAATGGTCAACTTCAAAACAGCATCAAATCAAGCCAGACAGCGCATTAATTCCTGGGTGAAAAATCAGACAAATG GACAGATCCAGGATTTCCTTGAACCAAGCTCTGTTAATCCTCAGACTGTGCTGATCCTTGTAAATGCCATTTACTTCAAAGGGAAATGGAAGACCCCTTTTAAAGAAGAACACACTGAGGAAGTGCCCTTCAATGTGACTGAG CAAGAGAGCAGACCTGTGCAAATGATGTATCAGAACAGCACCTTCAGAGTGGGAAGAGTGGCTGAGGATAAAATCAAGGTCCTGGAGCTTCCATACACCAGTGGAGAGCTGAGCCtgttggtgctgctgcctgatgACATCTCTGGCCTGGCACAG cttgAGAACAAAATCAGCTTTGAAAAACTTGCCAAGTGGACCAGTTCCAAGGTGATGGAAAAGAAGAGAGTAAAAGTGTACCTCCCACGCATGAAGATTGAGGAGAAATATAACCTCACATCTGTCCTGACTTCCTTGGGTATGACTGACCTGTTCAGCCCCTCAGCCAACCTCTCCGGCATCTCTGCAGCAGAGAGCTTGAGGGTATCTGAGGCCATCCATGAAGCATACATGGAAATCACTGAAGAGGGCACTGAGGAGGACACTGGCTCAGCAGATAGCACAGAAGACATCCAATATTCCTCTGAGTTTGAAGAGTTCAGGGCTGACCACCCATTCCTTTTCTTGATCAAACACAATCCAAGCAACCTGATCCTCTTCTTTGGTAGATATTGTTATCCCTAA